In Peribacillus simplex, the following are encoded in one genomic region:
- a CDS encoding sugar O-acetyltransferase yields the protein MNVKEKMQLGKTYCGFDDELVKSREHAKRLTRLYNLTTDADWNKRNVLLDELLGKRGFNTVIEPNFRCEFGYNIEVGDNFFANFDCIILDCGKITIGNNVWLGPRVQIYAVNHATDPQARKEGFEIAAPVNIANNVWVGGNTVINMGVSIGENSIIGSGSVVTKDIPANVIAVGNPCRVIKTIG from the coding sequence GTGAATGTAAAAGAAAAAATGCAATTAGGAAAAACTTATTGTGGCTTCGATGATGAATTAGTGAAGTCAAGGGAGCATGCAAAACGGCTAACACGGCTATATAATTTAACTACAGATGCTGATTGGAATAAGCGCAATGTCCTATTAGATGAATTGTTAGGAAAACGAGGTTTTAATACGGTTATTGAGCCTAATTTCCGTTGTGAGTTTGGTTATAATATTGAGGTTGGAGACAATTTTTTTGCAAACTTCGATTGTATTATTTTAGATTGTGGTAAAATAACGATTGGTAACAATGTTTGGCTTGGACCGAGAGTTCAAATTTATGCTGTAAATCATGCAACTGATCCACAAGCTAGAAAAGAAGGTTTCGAGATAGCTGCACCTGTTAATATTGCTAACAACGTTTGGGTTGGAGGAAATACAGTAATCAATATGGGGGTTTCTATTGGTGAAAATAGTATTATTGGTTCAGGAAGTGTTGTGACAAAAGATATTCCAGCTAATGTTATTGCGGTGGGCAATCCCTGTAGAGTAATTAAAACGATAGGATAA
- a CDS encoding NAD(P)H-dependent oxidoreductase, with protein sequence MKNLVIVAHPNIEESRINKRWLEELKKYPEYFTVHELYKQYPDWNFDIEHEQKLLVNHDRYIFQFPFYWYSSPPLLKKWFDDVLTYGFAYGSKGDKLHGKEFSLAISAGVLEHEYQAGEANEYTMSELTKPFQASCLYTGMKFLPTFALYGAEHNVTDEEIEESAKKYVKHHIKRLEELSK encoded by the coding sequence ATGAAGAATCTGGTAATTGTTGCGCACCCAAATATTGAAGAATCACGTATTAATAAACGTTGGTTAGAAGAACTAAAAAAATACCCTGAATATTTTACAGTACATGAACTGTATAAACAATATCCAGATTGGAATTTTGACATTGAACATGAACAAAAGTTGCTAGTAAATCATGATCGTTATATTTTCCAATTTCCCTTCTATTGGTATAGTTCTCCGCCATTATTAAAAAAATGGTTTGATGATGTTTTAACATATGGATTTGCCTACGGATCAAAGGGAGATAAACTTCATGGAAAAGAATTTAGTTTAGCCATCTCTGCAGGTGTATTAGAACATGAATATCAAGCTGGTGAGGCTAATGAGTATACAATGAGTGAGTTAACAAAACCTTTTCAAGCATCCTGTCTTTATACTGGTATGAAATTCTTACCTACATTTGCTCTATATGGTGCCGAGCATAATGTAACAGATGAGGAAATAGAAGAAAGCGCAAAAAAATATGTAAAACACCACATAAAAAGATTAGAAGAATTGTCAAAATAA
- a CDS encoding glycine rich domain-containing protein, whose product MGGTPLISNSSAYADSNSWDFQYTGNVQSFTVPYTGTYKLDTWGAQGGNDTLNLSFTYHQGGLGGYAEGEVSLTKGETISVVVGGQGANTPSITNGGYNGGGGNDRSGSAGGGATHIATADGLLASLSNDKSAVLIVAGGGGGVDYGGKFDMEDGGYAGGYTGGPSYGNNKTATQTNGYSFGRGESVPFIDSGAGGGGWYGGYHGESKNLYSYGGGGSSYIGGVSDGKTIAGNQSMPSPSGETKTGKTGNGYARITFIKLDDTTSPVTTDNAPKDWVNKDVTVDLTATDNDGGSGIASTYYQLDNGSTHSGNEIKISAEGVHTLTYWSVDNAGNEETQHTTTVKIDKTVPVTTDNAPKDWVNKDVTVDLTATDNDGGSGIASTYYQLDNGSTHSGNEIKISAEGVHTLTYWSVDNAGNTEQFNTKTIKLDKTAPVLNISLDKTTIWPPNHKMVPITATINASDDTSGINLVVLTSITSNETLQSDDIQNANYNKPISGSTDSFELRADRLGRGNGRIYTVTYTAKDNTGNVTTHTATVTVPHDQSK is encoded by the coding sequence TTGGGAGGAACACCATTAATAAGCAATTCAAGTGCATATGCAGATTCAAATTCGTGGGATTTTCAATACACAGGTAACGTTCAAAGTTTTACTGTTCCTTACACTGGAACATACAAGCTCGATACTTGGGGTGCACAAGGCGGAAATGATACCTTGAACTTATCCTTCACCTACCATCAAGGCGGTCTAGGTGGTTACGCAGAAGGAGAAGTCAGTTTAACCAAAGGCGAAACCATCAGTGTCGTCGTCGGAGGACAAGGTGCAAATACTCCAAGTATCACAAATGGCGGCTATAACGGTGGTGGTGGAAACGATCGTTCCGGATCTGCTGGCGGTGGTGCTACCCATATCGCCACGGCGGATGGATTGCTTGCAAGTCTAAGTAATGACAAATCTGCCGTTTTAATAGTAGCCGGCGGCGGTGGCGGTGTAGATTACGGTGGAAAGTTTGATATGGAGGATGGCGGTTATGCTGGCGGTTATACTGGCGGACCTTCGTATGGCAACAATAAAACGGCTACTCAAACAAATGGATACAGCTTCGGACGAGGGGAATCTGTTCCCTTTATTGATTCAGGTGCTGGTGGTGGCGGTTGGTATGGAGGCTATCATGGTGAAAGCAAAAACCTATATAGTTATGGTGGCGGCGGATCGAGTTATATTGGTGGGGTTTCCGATGGTAAGACCATTGCAGGAAACCAATCCATGCCTTCTCCATCTGGCGAGACGAAAACAGGTAAAACAGGGAATGGATATGCAAGAATCACCTTTATCAAACTTGATGACACAACTTCACCTGTTACAACCGATAACGCACCAAAAGATTGGGTGAATAAAGATGTTACCGTTGACTTAACTGCAACTGATAATGATGGCGGATCTGGTATTGCTTCCACTTATTATCAACTAGATAATGGTTCCACACATAGTGGAAATGAAATCAAGATTTCTGCTGAAGGAGTCCACACTCTAACCTATTGGAGCGTAGACAACGCCGGAAATGAAGAGACACAACATACCACTACTGTGAAAATTGACAAGACGGTACCTGTTACAACTGATAACGCACCAAAAGATTGGGTGAATAAAGATGTTACCGTTGACTTAACTGCAACTGATAATGATGGCGGATCTGGTATTGCTTCCACTTATTATCAACTAGATAATGGTTCCACACATAGTGGAAATGAAATCAAGATTTCTGCTGAAGGAGTTCACACTCTAACCTATTGGAGCGTAGACAACGCTGGAAATACCGAACAATTTAATACAAAAACAATTAAACTAGATAAGACAGCTCCTGTGCTAAACATCAGTTTAGACAAAACAACAATATGGCCGCCTAATCATAAAATGGTTCCGATTACAGCTACAATTAATGCTTCTGATGATACATCAGGAATCAATTTAGTAGTGTTAACATCCATTACCAGCAATGAAACACTTCAATCTGATGATATTCAGAATGCAAATTATAATAAACCTATTAGTGGGTCCACTGACTCCTTTGAACTTCGTGCAGATAGACTGGGAAGGGGAAATGGACGTATATACACTGTGACATACACTGCTAAGGACAACACAGGGAATGTTACAACCCATACAGCTACTGTAACAGTTCCTCATGATCAATCAAAATAA
- the istB gene encoding IS21-like element helper ATPase IstB: MKNQLEEQLENLGWQETANQLDDLLENASKNNVSYFDFLHTLVLKESEARQSNLLSKRMKSAKLPYTKTIYDFDYTFQPSVSEQRVKETLTCRYIANGENRILLGPPGVGKTHLAISFAIEALTQGYTALFLTADEVVSECRKAESKGTINRLVNKWSRPRLLIVDELGYFPFDELTANIFFQVVSKRYENGAMILTSNKSFIEWGKVFGDDVLATAILDRLLHHSVTFNIKGESYRLKEKKKAGIIPASLTE; encoded by the coding sequence ATGAAAAACCAACTCGAAGAGCAGCTAGAGAATCTTGGTTGGCAGGAAACTGCCAATCAATTAGATGATCTTCTAGAGAACGCTTCTAAAAATAATGTATCATATTTTGATTTTTTACACACGCTTGTTTTGAAAGAATCTGAAGCTAGACAGTCGAATCTCTTATCCAAGAGAATGAAGAGTGCTAAGCTTCCTTACACGAAGACTATCTATGATTTTGACTATACGTTTCAACCTAGTGTAAGTGAGCAGCGTGTAAAGGAAACCTTAACTTGTCGGTACATTGCAAACGGTGAAAATAGGATTCTATTAGGTCCGCCGGGTGTAGGAAAAACTCATTTGGCCATATCCTTCGCTATAGAGGCTCTCACTCAAGGATATACGGCCTTATTTTTAACAGCAGATGAAGTGGTATCAGAATGCCGAAAGGCAGAATCTAAAGGGACGATCAACCGATTAGTTAACAAATGGAGCCGCCCCCGTTTACTGATCGTCGATGAGCTAGGGTATTTTCCTTTTGATGAACTTACCGCCAATATATTTTTTCAAGTAGTATCCAAAAGATATGAAAATGGAGCGATGATTCTAACATCTAATAAATCATTTATTGAATGGGGAAAAGTATTTGGTGATGATGTGTTAGCCACAGCGATTCTAGATCGTCTCCTTCATCACTCCGTCACTTTTAATATAAAAGGGGAATCTTATCGTCTCAAAGAAAAGAAAAAAGCAGGAATAATCCCTGCCAGTTTGACTGAGTAA
- a CDS encoding winged helix-turn-helix transcriptional regulator, with protein MEKYNFPIEATLEIVGGKWKVVILCILMNGKKRTSELKRAMPDITQKMLTQQLRELEADGIINRTVYNQIPPKVEYSLSDYGKSLNNVLDCMCEWGQNHIKRS; from the coding sequence ATGGAAAAGTATAATTTTCCCATTGAAGCAACTCTTGAAATAGTGGGTGGGAAATGGAAGGTAGTCATATTATGTATTTTAATGAATGGAAAGAAGAGAACCAGCGAACTTAAACGTGCAATGCCTGATATTACGCAAAAAATGCTAACACAACAATTAAGGGAATTGGAGGCTGATGGAATTATTAATCGCACTGTTTATAATCAAATTCCACCAAAAGTGGAATATTCATTAAGTGACTATGGGAAATCATTGAATAATGTACTGGATTGTATGTGTGAATGGGGACAAAATCATATTAAAAGAAGCTAA
- the gntB gene encoding guanitoxin biosynthesis L-arginine gamma (S) hydroxylase — protein sequence MASYEYHNFSSEVREKLRPLYKSNNYRGIIGILYDYFIIGLSIFLGEYSIWFYLLSVFIIGSRQRALATILHDASHLCLSKSRKLNYILGTYFSGYLIGQEFNIYKDSHVKGHHTHLGDPNKDPDYQYHIDAGLYKLRNSNHFLIKYVLRPLFLLNILSYAYYVFKYRMLQLKQYPNQFTAMAVMWITIIGVLAYFDSLKYLLLYWIIPYFTSFMVIGWFIEIAEHYPLVLDNKKSIKMTRNRYSHWIEAFFLSIHAENYHLTHHLQASIPYWNIAKAHKIMMKDKMYRELNKKMGGVFISSNSNPPLIFDLIKNNKLPIIKASRKSA from the coding sequence TTGGCAAGCTATGAATACCACAATTTTTCTAGTGAAGTGAGAGAAAAATTAAGACCATTGTATAAGTCAAATAACTACAGAGGAATAATCGGAATCTTGTATGACTACTTTATAATTGGATTATCTATATTTTTAGGAGAATACAGTATATGGTTTTATTTACTATCTGTATTTATAATTGGATCTAGACAAAGAGCTTTAGCAACAATACTTCATGATGCTTCACATCTATGTTTGTCTAAAAGCCGAAAGCTGAATTACATATTAGGAACGTACTTTTCAGGCTATCTGATTGGACAAGAATTTAATATATATAAAGATTCCCATGTTAAAGGACATCACACCCATTTAGGAGATCCAAATAAAGATCCTGATTATCAATACCATATAGATGCAGGGTTGTATAAGTTACGAAATAGCAATCATTTTCTCATTAAATATGTATTAAGACCCTTATTTTTATTAAACATTCTGAGCTACGCTTATTACGTTTTTAAATACAGAATGTTACAATTAAAACAATATCCTAATCAATTTACTGCTATGGCAGTAATGTGGATTACAATTATTGGTGTACTAGCATACTTTGACTCTTTAAAATATCTCCTTCTTTATTGGATTATTCCGTATTTCACGTCTTTTATGGTTATTGGCTGGTTTATTGAAATAGCAGAGCACTATCCATTAGTATTAGATAATAAAAAGAGTATTAAAATGACCCGTAATAGATATAGTCATTGGATTGAAGCTTTCTTTCTAAGTATTCATGCAGAAAATTACCATTTGACTCATCATCTTCAAGCTAGTATTCCTTATTGGAATATTGCCAAAGCACATAAAATTATGATGAAGGATAAAATGTATAGAGAACTAAATAAAAAAATGGGAGGGGTTTTTATTTCTTCTAACTCTAATCCACCATTAATTTTCGATTTAATCAAGAATAACAAACTACCTATTATAAAAGCATCAAGGAAAAGCGCATGA
- a CDS encoding transposase — MTKRDRRTFTSEFKKQMIQLYQNGKTRKALIEEYELNHWG, encoded by the coding sequence ATGACGAAAAGAGATCGCCGTACATTCACTTCCGAATTTAAAAAACAGATGATTCAACTCTATCAAAACGGAAAAACACGAAAGGCTCTTATTGAAGAATATGAACTTAACCATTGGGGATAG
- a CDS encoding aminotransferase class I/II-fold pyridoxal phosphate-dependent enzyme gives MQISQQALIPNTSKQYDTPLITGVRNYIDGNYLQMHTPGHIKGKGLDDEFKTFLGQNTLDFDLVGIPPLDYLRHPTGIIHEAQKLAAEAFGADYTLFSVQGTSSANVVMIMSICNPGDKIIVPRNVHASIVSGLILSGAIPIFISPEIDSIYGICHGISLENIKKALEEHPDTKGVCIINPTYYGVVTDLQAIIKYVHSKGIPVIVDEAQGSHVHFHKELPISAMEAGADIASSSMHKMGGSFTQTSIINVREGLINLDRVKENFSLITTTSASYILMASIDAARKQLAINGEQLLDRAITLSRTARNAINQIYGLSCLKPEDLSGASSSFALDETKLCINVTKWGVTGREVENFLRNDYRIEVELSDVNNILFIITIGHDEFDIEQLIQALSSLASRFKDGSILVDLERIAKSKGAIRALTLPILAMTPREAYFSKVKYVDLNETIGRVAAESVLVTPPGIPVLLPGEVITKDITDYLNYCIDLGLSVQSSNGLHAIKVIDDK, from the coding sequence TTGCAAATTTCACAACAAGCTTTAATACCAAATACGAGTAAACAATATGACACTCCATTAATTACAGGGGTGAGAAACTATATAGATGGTAATTATCTACAGATGCATACCCCTGGTCATATAAAAGGAAAAGGCCTGGATGATGAATTTAAAACATTTTTAGGACAAAACACATTAGATTTCGATTTAGTAGGAATCCCCCCTCTAGATTATTTGCGTCACCCAACTGGTATTATTCATGAAGCACAGAAGTTGGCTGCAGAAGCTTTTGGAGCAGATTATACTCTTTTCAGTGTTCAAGGTACTAGTAGTGCTAATGTGGTCATGATTATGAGTATTTGTAATCCTGGGGATAAAATTATTGTACCTAGAAATGTTCATGCTTCTATTGTCAGTGGACTCATTCTATCTGGAGCAATACCCATTTTTATTTCTCCTGAAATTGATTCTATATATGGAATTTGTCATGGAATTAGTCTAGAAAACATTAAAAAAGCTTTGGAAGAACATCCAGATACTAAAGGAGTTTGTATAATCAATCCTACTTATTATGGGGTTGTAACAGACTTGCAAGCAATCATAAAATATGTTCATTCAAAAGGAATTCCTGTAATTGTAGATGAAGCTCAAGGATCACATGTACATTTTCATAAAGAATTACCTATATCGGCCATGGAAGCTGGAGCAGATATAGCTTCTTCAAGTATGCATAAAATGGGCGGTTCTTTTACTCAAACCAGTATTATTAATGTTCGTGAGGGATTAATAAATTTAGATAGAGTAAAAGAGAACTTTTCTTTAATTACCACTACAAGTGCATCTTATATATTGATGGCTTCCATAGACGCTGCTCGTAAACAACTAGCAATAAATGGCGAACAACTATTAGATCGTGCCATAACGCTTTCTCGTACTGCAAGAAATGCTATCAATCAAATATACGGCTTATCTTGCTTAAAACCAGAAGATTTAAGTGGAGCAAGCTCAAGTTTTGCTTTAGATGAAACCAAACTGTGCATAAATGTTACTAAATGGGGCGTAACAGGAAGAGAAGTTGAAAATTTTCTGAGAAACGACTATAGAATTGAAGTTGAGCTTTCAGATGTGAATAATATACTTTTTATTATTACAATTGGTCATGATGAATTTGACATTGAACAATTGATACAAGCATTAAGTTCATTAGCCAGTCGATTTAAGGACGGATCGATACTAGTTGATCTTGAACGAATTGCAAAGAGTAAAGGTGCTATAAGAGCATTGACACTACCTATATTAGCCATGACTCCTAGGGAAGCATACTTTTCAAAAGTCAAATATGTAGACTTAAATGAAACCATTGGGAGAGTAGCTGCTGAGTCAGTACTAGTCACACCACCAGGTATACCTGTTCTTTTACCAGGAGAAGTTATTACAAAAGATATTACAGACTACTTAAATTACTGCATTGACTTAGGACTTTCTGTACAAAGTAGCAATGGTTTACATGCTATTAAAGTAATTGATGATAAATAA
- a CDS encoding beta/gamma crystallin-related protein: protein MNFNENSSNSTECAQTQAMNGHSPLFDRLSTDGKPYWDYITRYAPVIYQDINTGSDYANGVVDLIAKFNADGNWNMADQWETIGVVPQIPYVYASVQETKTHLFLGYYFYHARDEGYSKAEDHENDLEGIMLAVRKDGSYGVSVAMETIHHSDFLRYRLKDPNVQPGYAGIESTTVRFSEVTHPEIFISASGDLIGDYGHSVSAFTGKEDTGNDGIVYKFGEPSYPGQPPQFSPLWQHTYNYGILPIDELWEKKFHYNNTPFQSFGVFPNTRAGGTGNANAPWNWSDEDQDGTIGKGIFFTDPAYLFDIDFNGLGTFSHEYVYNPYWTHKVTLKSVTPLAYKDPSSNLPDIYISMDTYPLSKKRYISEKVWMKADAALNVPHTVIFGGDQKTANTTFSEPTNTLHIAVSNINPRLWLEVKDYDPSDADDYMGSIVIPLDTGNIAGKAYVSEAIIDYEVISNPSFPLAPEGVYIYTDANFSGTSKQLTSSVTNFKDINMNDAVSSIKIVGPYDVIGYSDANFAGRSTTLVTNDNLGSTYMGNDAMSSIRITRRTI from the coding sequence ATGAACTTTAATGAAAATTCTTCAAATTCAACAGAATGTGCACAGACACAAGCGATGAACGGTCACAGTCCTTTATTCGATCGTTTAAGTACAGATGGAAAACCTTACTGGGACTATATTACAAGATATGCCCCTGTTATTTATCAAGATATAAATACAGGGTCAGATTATGCAAATGGAGTAGTGGATTTAATTGCAAAATTTAATGCAGATGGGAACTGGAACATGGCAGACCAATGGGAAACAATAGGAGTAGTTCCTCAAATCCCATATGTATATGCTTCTGTTCAAGAAACGAAGACACATCTCTTTTTAGGATATTATTTTTATCATGCACGTGATGAAGGGTACTCTAAAGCAGAGGACCACGAAAATGACTTAGAAGGAATCATGCTGGCGGTTCGAAAAGATGGAAGTTATGGTGTTTCTGTGGCTATGGAAACAATACATCATAGTGATTTCCTACGGTATCGTTTAAAGGATCCTAATGTGCAGCCAGGATATGCTGGAATCGAAAGTACTACAGTCCGTTTCTCTGAAGTAACCCATCCGGAAATTTTTATAAGTGCTAGTGGTGATCTGATTGGCGATTACGGGCATAGTGTGAGTGCTTTTACTGGTAAAGAAGATACTGGCAATGATGGGATTGTTTATAAATTCGGAGAGCCTTCATATCCCGGACAGCCTCCTCAATTTTCACCATTGTGGCAACATACTTATAATTATGGAATCTTGCCAATAGATGAATTATGGGAGAAAAAATTCCACTATAACAATACGCCGTTTCAATCGTTTGGTGTTTTTCCAAATACAAGAGCCGGAGGCACCGGAAATGCAAACGCTCCTTGGAATTGGTCTGATGAAGATCAAGATGGAACGATAGGAAAGGGAATCTTTTTCACGGATCCAGCTTATTTGTTTGATATTGACTTTAATGGATTAGGGACATTTTCTCATGAATATGTGTACAATCCCTATTGGACACATAAAGTGACACTCAAGTCTGTCACCCCTCTGGCTTATAAAGACCCTAGCAGTAATCTACCTGATATATATATTAGTATGGATACATATCCATTGAGTAAAAAGAGATATATAAGTGAAAAAGTGTGGATGAAAGCAGATGCGGCTTTAAATGTACCACACACCGTCATTTTTGGTGGTGACCAAAAAACCGCAAATACTACTTTTTCAGAGCCTACAAATACACTTCATATCGCAGTGTCTAATATTAATCCTCGATTGTGGCTGGAAGTAAAGGATTATGATCCATCAGATGCGGATGATTATATGGGATCTATTGTAATACCTTTAGATACAGGGAATATTGCAGGAAAAGCTTATGTATCAGAAGCAATAATTGACTATGAAGTGATATCAAACCCGAGTTTTCCATTAGCGCCAGAAGGAGTCTATATTTACACGGATGCTAACTTTTCAGGGACCTCTAAGCAATTGACAAGTAGTGTTACGAACTTTAAAGATATTAATATGAATGATGCAGTGAGTTCTATTAAGATTGTTGGACCTTATGATGTCATAGGTTACTCAGATGCGAACTTTGCAGGACGTTCCACAACATTAGTAACAAATGATAATTTAGGTTCTACCTATATGGGTAATGATGCCATGTCTTCCATTCGAATTACACGAAGAACCATCTAG
- a CDS encoding MATE family efflux transporter produces the protein MNHRTYLALAIPLTISTMTTPLLGAVDTAVVGQLPDPAYIGGVAVGSIIFNTLYWLFGFLRVSTSAFTAQANGANNQAQGALALFRPFLLAVIVGLCFILLQWPIEYAALKLIAPDSDVSKFAAEYFRIRIWGAPFTLMNYVILGWLMGMSKIKISLFLQVFMNVLNIVLAILFVHVFSLAVKGVAMATLIAEITAFLIGLLLLLKASPIQWKMPAVGTLIDSHSMKKMFIVNRDLFIRTICLLAVFNLFTAKGASFGTEQLAANAVLIQIHYIMAYFFDGFANASSIFVGKAIGSNNEKLYKKTLTLSWQWSILSAFFIACAYGLFQEQIIELFTNLPRVIELSNIYGAWLIIFPFAACFGLVIYGVFTGATEIAPVRNSMIYALIAYIIVQVTTTPIWDNHGLWLAFIVFSMGRSGFLVMYIPRLNKKIFHVKQES, from the coding sequence ATGAATCATCGAACATACCTTGCTTTAGCCATCCCCTTAACGATTTCAACGATGACAACCCCTTTATTAGGGGCTGTGGATACAGCAGTTGTTGGTCAGCTTCCAGATCCGGCGTATATTGGAGGAGTTGCAGTAGGCAGTATTATTTTTAATACTTTATATTGGTTATTCGGTTTTTTACGAGTTAGCACGTCTGCGTTTACCGCTCAAGCTAATGGGGCAAACAATCAAGCTCAAGGAGCACTTGCTTTGTTTCGCCCTTTTTTATTAGCTGTAATTGTAGGTCTTTGTTTTATCCTCCTACAATGGCCGATTGAATATGCGGCTTTGAAACTGATCGCCCCTGATTCCGATGTTAGCAAATTTGCAGCGGAATATTTTCGAATTCGAATTTGGGGAGCTCCCTTCACTTTGATGAATTATGTAATTCTTGGTTGGTTGATGGGCATGTCGAAGATTAAAATTTCTTTATTTTTACAAGTGTTCATGAATGTTCTAAATATTGTTCTTGCCATTTTGTTTGTTCATGTCTTTTCTTTGGCCGTAAAAGGGGTGGCTATGGCAACTTTAATCGCAGAAATCACAGCTTTCTTAATTGGCTTACTCCTATTATTGAAGGCATCACCGATTCAATGGAAAATGCCAGCTGTGGGAACGCTTATAGATTCACATTCTATGAAAAAGATGTTTATCGTTAACCGGGATTTATTTATTCGAACGATTTGTTTATTAGCCGTTTTTAACTTGTTTACAGCAAAAGGTGCTTCTTTTGGTACAGAACAATTGGCTGCAAATGCTGTATTGATTCAAATTCATTATATTATGGCTTACTTCTTTGATGGGTTTGCAAATGCTTCCAGCATTTTCGTAGGTAAAGCGATTGGTTCAAATAACGAAAAATTATATAAAAAAACGCTCACCTTGTCCTGGCAATGGTCAATTCTATCCGCCTTCTTCATTGCTTGCGCCTATGGACTATTTCAAGAACAGATTATTGAACTCTTCACAAATTTACCGAGAGTAATTGAGCTTTCGAATATATATGGAGCTTGGCTAATTATTTTCCCATTTGCAGCCTGTTTCGGACTCGTCATTTACGGTGTCTTTACGGGAGCGACTGAAATTGCACCGGTTCGAAACTCTATGATTTACGCGTTGATTGCGTATATTATTGTGCAAGTCACTACGACCCCCATCTGGGACAATCATGGCTTATGGCTCGCCTTCATCGTCTTTAGTATGGGTAGATCTGGTTTTCTAGTTATGTATATCCCTAGACTGAATAAGAAAATTTTTCATGTTAAACAAGAATCGTGA
- a CDS encoding DMT family transporter, translating into MKNTYTLGIFLALGAAILNGTVGILSKGLFSSDLTPAAVSFYKCFIAFGVLSIFTVFNSDFRKNIILLTKNIKAIALCSFLGIFVLYFFETTAYNYAVVPFVVFLLLGSSVLTTFVFSSLLLKEKKNKLKYVGLFLLIIGLIIMAFAQGATGGLSTGAILAGVAGVGYGLFLVLTKKFSLNGGLSLIWYFMLFGVFYLFIPFYREGIVAPEVSSVPSLVALAIFPTIGGFYCTTRALNYLEANKVQFLELSEPIFATIFAFIVLREFVQGIEWLGAILILIAIYSSEYSPKPKAKAEN; encoded by the coding sequence ATGAAAAACACATACACTCTAGGCATATTTTTAGCCTTAGGAGCAGCAATTTTAAATGGTACCGTAGGAATACTTAGCAAAGGTTTATTTTCAAGTGATTTAACGCCAGCAGCTGTCTCATTTTATAAATGTTTTATTGCTTTTGGTGTCCTTTCCATTTTTACTGTTTTCAATTCTGATTTCAGAAAAAATATCATTCTATTAACGAAAAATATTAAGGCTATTGCTCTTTGCTCCTTTTTAGGAATATTTGTTTTATATTTTTTCGAAACCACTGCTTATAACTATGCTGTTGTACCTTTTGTCGTGTTTCTTCTACTAGGTTCATCTGTTTTAACAACTTTTGTGTTTAGTTCTTTATTATTAAAGGAAAAAAAGAACAAGTTAAAGTATGTAGGATTATTCTTATTGATAATAGGCTTAATAATAATGGCATTTGCACAGGGGGCTACTGGAGGTCTTTCAACGGGAGCAATTCTTGCTGGTGTTGCAGGTGTTGGTTATGGTTTATTTTTAGTGTTAACAAAAAAATTCTCTTTAAATGGCGGTTTATCATTAATTTGGTATTTCATGTTATTTGGGGTATTTTATTTGTTTATTCCTTTCTATAGAGAAGGAATAGTTGCACCAGAAGTAAGTTCAGTTCCATCCTTAGTAGCATTAGCAATCTTTCCTACTATAGGAGGCTTTTACTGTACAACGAGAGCCCTTAACTATTTAGAAGCTAATAAAGTTCAGTTCTTAGAATTAAGCGAACCTATATTTGCCACTATATTTGCTTTTATTGTCCTTAGGGAATTTGTACAAGGAATAGAATGGTTAGGAGCCATTTTAATTTTAATTGCTATTTACAGCTCTGAGTACTCACCCAAACCAAAAGCAAAGGCAGAGAACTAA